The Narcine bancroftii isolate sNarBan1 chromosome 8, sNarBan1.hap1, whole genome shotgun sequence region gaaggactgtttggggtcccaaatggtggtgagggaggagctgtggtacaagtggagcatctcctgcagtcagagggtatcaaggggatgattggtgaggAGGAAGgcgtggacaagggagtcacagagggagtggtccctgcagaagatggAGCAGGGAATGTGTGTATATTGGTGGGATAACATAGTAGGTGTCAGAAGTGGCAGAGGAGcatttgttggatgtggaggctggtgaggaTGAGAGGAATCCTGCCCTTGTTGCATATGGGGGAGGAGGGGACCAGGGAAGATGTGCAGATAATGGAGAATATGCAGATCAGtgctaagttgatggtggtaaagggaaagccatgtgtttgaaggaggaggacatctctgatgatctggcatggaagtcctcatcctggatacagatgtgatggagatgagGAATTGAGAAAATTGAATGGAATCGTTAcatgggacagggtgggaagaggtgtagtcgaggtagctgtgggaggtggtgggtttgtagaagatgtctacTGAGAATGTGTCTCATGAGACaaaagagattgaggaaagggagatggaccaagtgaatttaaggtcagggtggaagtcggcagcaaagtggatgaagtcaatgagttCATCATGGATTCTTACCCTGATGACTGCAGCAGATGCTCCACTtctgcccacatctcctccctcagcacaattcagtgccccaaacagtccttccaagtgatgcaacatttcacttgtgaatataACGAAATCATCtaatgcatccagtgctcctgttgtggcctctttgacatcagagagactggactcagactgggagattgctttgttcagCACCTAGGCTCCGTCAGCTGCAATAccgtgaatctcccagtggccacctatttcaattccccaacccattcccttgttaacttgtctgtccatggtctcatgcactgccagactgagaccaccgcaaaatggaggaacaacacctcatcttctgactgggcatctGCCAAatggatgacattaatattgacgtctctggcttttgttaaccatctgccccctcacttcttcccccagccctgtctctccattcttccttatcatatccaattaataccttttgttggactGGATCCATCAcaagccagcattgtctgaattttgagattttctgagatttcctggttctgcctcattctgcttattctttgaagaaggactcaggcctgtaatgtcagcaatatatctttgctttttatggacactgaaaagaccgacTAAATTCCTCtggcatttcggtgtgtttttactacaatcacagcatctgcagacttttgtgtttcacttccacACTTTTGTGTTGCACTGGCTACATCACAAGTGCATTGAGCATGTctccaagatcaaatgcttcacatccagggctaaccagaaagcATGGCTGGATGCAGTTTTGGGTCCTTTTCAGAGCTCGTGATGCTTCCTTCAGGATAGCGTGTAGGAtgacactaagatcagccagggatgAACTCTCCCAGGCAAATTGGAAGGCAAAGGGGTTTGTGAAGATCAAAAGACAGTTGAACAACACCAGCAACTTGaggcgcatgtggcaagggatcaagactataatggatcATAATTCAGCCTTGTGAGTTAAGAACAATGAtatctcccttccagacagaccgAACATCTTCaatgcacggtttgatgagaagaacaggatgattctaaagaaagctccatgtccccctgaCGAACATGCCCCCTGCATAGCCGCAGCTGAGGTGTAGGTgggttatgtctggttgagtgtctgcatgttttgcactgaggaccagagaatgctgtttcatcaggttgtacttgtacaatcagatggcaataaacttgacttgcattCATGTACCTGCTGATCCTGTCGATGCTGTGTGCTAGCGATGGAAGGAAAGGACAACAGCACTCTGCCAAACCACACTAGTCTGTGCTGCAGTTCAATACTCATTATAAGCGCATGAACACATGAAGACCTACCTTGAACAGTTAAATTCCAAGCCTTTCTCtgaatgatgcctcccttcttcACTTTGCAGAAATAGATTCCACTGTCAGCAGCATCCAGTGACCTAATACACAGAGAAGCATCTCCATGGCTCACATTTTCAGACACAAAAGAAATTTCCCGATGTGAATCGGCTGGATAAACATTTCCTCCAGACAGTGTGATTATCTGCCGGAAAAAAGGAGGGATTACAACTTAATGGATGTTTCTCATCACCCCCAAACCATGCTTTTATTTGTCCTTTGGATTACAATCACAACTTCAGAGTATAAGGTTCCTGATGATAAACAGGACAGATATTATTGAAAGTGAAAGGTGAGAAGTGCATCACCATTGATGTTTGATTTTTGCAATCTCTCTTTCAACAAAGTGCTTCTTTATACACCATTTTTCATATGATTTTAGTCATGAGTACCTTGAGAACAGTCAATACATTGTAATTACTTAGGTGAAAGCCACTTCTGACCAGACTTACAATTTTAACTAACACTGATTTAAATCTGCTTTAactactgtagagctcgtcgaaagaaccgaagacttgttgatccaaaccaaggcttttattagcaaaagacaggagctcttcacaggtggccgaccagtccggaatgatccgacctggctagggacacaaccctttaaggcccaggcaataggtgtggcttagctctcagccaatcgctgtaagcacagtctagatacagtaactatatacactatgtacattggtgatagatctgtactatcacaactacATTATGGGTAACTGCGCCGTGTCAACTGGTCAAGCCACTGATATCACTTTAATCCCTTGTATCTGATGTCATGACCTTTAGTAATTTTCTTGCATGCTCATTTCTCCTTGTTAATATGAGCCAAGCTTTAGTCTCAAAGTAACAAAGCTATCCTATTTATCATAGACACAAGATTCCTAAAATGACCAAAATAAAACTATCCAGATTGGACAACTGGACTACATCTTTCACTAATGTAATAGATATTACCAACGATAAAAGATAATATTTACTTAAAATTGCCATGCTATCTTCAGTAACCTGgtagattggattcaaaattatCTTGGTCACGGAAGCAGAGGAGAATGGTGAAAGGGTGTTACTTTGACAGGAGGTCTGTGATCAGTGATTTTCCACTGATCTGTTTCTAATAAATCTAAATGATCTGGACGAAAATGCAGgtggtgtggtgcgctgttagacagagtcagacacacacacaaggtaaagactgagcaacaggctttaatccacagaaACCTCCATAGAGCCAGACtgcctgtggctgcagcaactcagtgtgaggcctcgggaggccggcacaggcttatatcccggagggtgattgacaccgaccgggtggggcttgatccattccggccaactgattggcagccggccaggtattgtcctgtccccttacacttctgcaggtacagaggtttccccctgcagtaggctggtgatgtaccaccacagGCTGTCTGattagaaagtttgcagatgatgcggaAATGAGTGGAATTGCACATAATGAGGAGGGCTGACAAAGGATAGAGCAGGATATAGAATAGTCAAAAATTTGGGCAGAGAAGTTTAATCAGGACAAAAGTGAGCTCATACTTTTTGCGAGGTCAAGTGTAGGAGAAAAATTATACAATAAATGGCAGGATTTTTTTGAGTTTTGAtatacagagggatcttggaatgaaAGTCCATTGTTAACTCTAACTTAGGAACAGTTCCACCAGATGAAAACATTTGCAGTGCATTACCACCAGTTCTACTTTCTTACAGACCTTTGATAACCTAACAGTGTATTTATCAATAACGAAAGCTTCAGTAACTTAGCCTGAAGCCTTGTGTATTTATTTACCATTTTATCTGACTCGTTGATGACTTTACTTTTGATCAACCACTCGATGTCCAAGTAGCCAGTTAAGGTGTGCTTAGTTTGGTATTTACAAGGCAGGGTGACATCATCTCCAACTTGCCTCAAAATCACCTTGGGTTTTTTGTCTTCAGCTGCCGTGTTTAATacagaaaaggaagaaattgttAAGAATCAGACTTGCAAAAACTTGCATATTGTGTATCTCACAGTGGAGATCATGCATACCATGGTTTACCTGTTTCCTCCTATACCACGTTCTTCCCACAAATGGATTTCCATGAAGTAATGCTGATATCAGTCACACAAACATTGTGAAGACACATTTCTGCAAGATGACCTGCAAAAATTCTTGGAGGGAACCACAGTTAATGCCAGAGACCCCTCTGTGTTGAATGCCCCTGACAtctcacctaaactttcctcccctcactttataCAGATGGCCTCTAGTTTTTGCTACCGTCaccttggggaaaaaggtactggctgtccaccttacctATGCCTCCCATAagcttatagacctctattaagtcacattATTGAGACTTGATGTTTCCAGCattgtctgtttttatttcagattttcaacatctgcaatttttttcaatTCAAAAGTCATGTACAAACTTGTTAGTCTGAAAGATTTCTAGATCAAGAGACCCTTCAGTTCATCAAGCAGGAGGTTAATGGTTAAAGGAGATTTGGTGAGAGTTAATATTGGGTAACAAGGTTCATCAGCATTATTACTGAATAGAAAATCTGTTTCCAATAATGATCTCCCCTTCCAGATATTCATACACAGGTTATTACAGTAATTGTGTTTGGACTAATGCCAGATTTTTTTACCATGATAGTCAACAAAAATACATTTTGACAGGAAACTACTTAAACCTGTCTCACTACACAAGGTGATTACACTCATAATCTATCTTGGCCTCAACTTGTCTTCTGTGCCAGTTGCCCAGAGGTCTCAATTTCCTGATCTTATAAAATGTATCTGCCTTGTCTTTAAATACTCATATTGATTTAGCCTCCACAATTCTCCAAGGTAACAATTCCAGAGTTAACACTCTCTGTGAGTAGCAACTCAACTTTAAATAAACATCTTTTTATCTTGTAACTAGGTTCCATTATTCAAGGCACATCCACTGGTGAAAACACTTCAACACAAGCTGACCAAGGtattaggaaaaaaaaagtttgaataaTTACTTGACTGAATTTACTTTTCAACTTCATTCTTTCATGCCATATGCTGAAGTTGATCACCCAATTCCATGACTAACAAAAGAGTTTAAGAATGATATAAGGCATGTATTTTTGCAAAGCATTGGGAAGACAGGGAATAACTTCAAATAATTATTTTCACTTGAGGAAAAGTAAGTTTGAAGCAAACTGACAGAACTGAAGGCTGGCAAGCAGGCAAAGTATTTGCAGATGGAGTAAATGGAGGAAACGTGAGACTGTTCACTATGGTAGCAAGAACCGAAAAGTAGAATGCTGTACAAAGAGGAGAGGGAGACCAGAGAATCCTACTGTATCCAGGCATTTGGGAAGATAGCAGTGAATCCTAAGATTTGTATTGTAGTGTCAAGGAATTATAGAATGATACAAATGTATTTAATTTAGCTCAATCTGCAAATCACAACTCCACTATTTCTCTAAAGAGAACTCAATATTTCAAGGtggggcacagttggcatagcagttagtgcaatgcctttacaatgccagcaaccggGACTGGCATTCAAATCCactctatctgtaaggagtttgtacattctccctgtgtttgcgtgggttttccctgggggctctggtttcctctcactgttcaaagcattcctggggggtggggggtggggggaggtgttgggtggtgtagtttaattgggtgtaattggggttgCACAGActagtgggccgaaatgacctgtgactgtgctgtatgtctaaatttaaaatttaaaaatttaaatttaaaatgtaaaatgtcaCCATTCTCTTATCACACCACCACCCAACCTAAAATCCAATGTTGATCATTTCTGCTCTGTGTTGGCTGATGTCATTAGGCCTGAAATTGCATTCTATTTCAATTTGGAAAGTTATAAAAAGATATGACACGGACATAAACTTTTGAGTCACTGAGTTTGTACTGTCCATCAACCACCTATTTATACTAATCTTACTTTGATGCCGTTTGTTTATTCTCCCCTTCTTCTCAACTTCCCTCTGATTCTACCATTTATGTTCACAAGATAATTATGGATGAGAAGGTCATTCAGAACCTTTTCATTCAGAACAAAGATTTAAGCTAATTTTCCTTAAATTTTCCTTATGTACTCCAGTATTATTGATAGTTTTGTGAGATACTTCATTAAAAATGCTACATAATGCATGTTGTTGATGCTTCATGTTTTAACTCATTGGTCGATACAAAGCTTGTATTAATAATAATGACATTTTACAAAGGCAAAAAATTGCAGGGGCCGGAAACCTGAAGCCAAAACTATTAGATATCTGGAGAATCTGGCAATAATTCCAAATTGTacttaggttaattggatgtagttgggcagcatgagtttcatgggctggaaggactttCTAAACTGTATTGTAAACATAAAAATAACTTGATTATGAAAGAGGTGTTTCGGATTGGAAGCACAGTGACATATTCAAAATACTACTGAACAGCACCAGAGActcgggttcaatcctgactcaTATACCATGAGTGTGGAGATTGCACATTCCCCCTGTACAGCAAATGCAGTGCCCTCATAAATTCATTGTTGTTcctcttcaaaacattcaatCAAGTTGGATGGACAAGTTCTACCCCAACAAAGCCATGCCAACTATTTGATCAATCCCTGCGTTTCCAAGTGTAGATTAATCCTGTCACTCAGAATGGTTTCAAATAACATTTCCAGTCACCTGGCCACCAAGGATTTAtacatttctgccagagcctcgaACAGACAGTCTCTGACCCAACCTGGGACACATCTCATCTAATTGTTTTATCCATCATTGCTCACACACCTAATACAGCCTCCATTTTAATTGCTCTAAtatctcccccacctctctctctctctctctctctctctctttctttctctctctctctctctcttctctctctctctctctctctctctttctctctttctctctctctctctctttctctctctttctctctctctctctctctctctctctctctctctctctctctcgctgaaTTCTCGTACAACAGTGTCCTCCTCAGTAAATACAAATGAGAAATATCCATTTGAAGCCTCATCTACATCTCTAGTTCCAAACAGATTTCTCCTTTGACCCTACTCTTTTCTTAGTTGTTCTATTGCCCATATTATATTTATAAAATGCAATGGGATTTTCTTAATTTTGCCTGCCAGGAACATTTCGTGTTCACTCTTTTTGATGCACAGGTTTCCTCTCAGACTTTCTATACTTTTATTTATCAAATGTAATTGCTTGCCATCTATTTTTGCCAAGCCCTGTCTTATAGTATTGAAATCAGCCTTATGGTAATCTTTATATTCATTTCCAGTCCATCCTTATCTTTTTCATCACAACTACCTTAAAATGTACAGTTATGGTCaccatttttttgaatattttatttagagaattttcaatcaacatgcagtcaaaatgaagaataatcaaaaagtaaaacatcaatatcaataatattaacaaataATTCAACTATCGATCTCCATGtcaatattaaagaaagtgagaaaaaaagaaaagagtcaacatgtgattaaattattataaagaatgaaaaatgacaataatactacaaaatgcaaattcaatgtccatgttgaaccaaaggggaaaaaagataatacagagaaagaagaacaaaataagaggaaccctctcaccaccaccccccaagaaACAAGgagaacaaaaaaagaaaaagtaagaaaagagaaaataagaaaaagaaaggattggcttcacctaggataaaccccactcccatcgAGGGACAAATAACTTGACTTATCTCGGGTCCTCGGTGCTGCGAGCACCGGGGGGAACAGACATATGGTCACCATTTCCAATATTCTCCAGCCATTGCCAGCAGTGTACCCAATGATTTGGTCCAGGATCTCTCTAGTTGGAATTTCTTCATGCTCACAATTTAATCCTTTATCCACTTCTATAGATTCTACTCCACTCCTAACTACTGTAACCCTATTTTTCTTACAAATCTTCTCCTCTCGGAAACCTATGGTATAATGCTGGCAAAATGATGGCGTGATCACTCCTGTTTGTTTCTGAGATCTAATGACATGTCTTATTTGAAGATCCTTCTTGGATATCCTCTCTCTTATCgctgttaaaaaaaaccttcattgAAGTTGAAAGGCCACCACTTCTCTTTTAtcctccatagaacattacacatttctttcattttctttggcttggcttcgcggacgaagatttatggaggggtaatgtccacgtcagctgcaggctcgtttgtggctgacaagtccgatgcgggacaggcagacacggttgcagcggttgcgagggaaaattggttggttggggttgggtgttgggtttttcctcctttgtcttttgtcagtgaggtgggctctgcggtcttcttcaaaggaggttgctgcccgccgaactgtgaggcgccaagatgctcggtttgaggcgatatcagcccactggcggtggtcaatgtggcaggcaccaagagatttctttaggcagtccttgtacctcttctttggtgcacttctgtctcggtggccagtggagagctcgccatataacacgatcttgggaaggcgattgtcctccattctggagacgtgacctacccagcgcagttggatcttcatcagcgtggattcgatgctgtcggcctctgccatctcaagtacttcgatgttggtgatgaagttgctccaatgaatgttgaggatggagcggagacaacgctggtggaagctggtggcaaggctgcgttctcgcaccaaccctcttttcaaacaTTACACATAGATTCAGGCAAACTGCCTTATCTATGCTGAActataattctgcctggccccattgacctgcacccataaAACCAgagaactacagcacagaaaccctATCATACTTGAAGATTCTGTACCCTGGAATGTCAGCCCTGTTCTCTTTCAATGCGACAGCATCAAAATCATATAGCTAAATTCTGATCAACATTCTCAGTTCATTTGTCTTGCCAGTCATTAAAGTCGGTATAATTTATCCTTGCATTTCTCCCATTTGCTTTATCAAGCCTACATGTCCTCACTGCTGGACTGATTTCATGTAATAAGTGAATGTGTATGTTGTAGGAGCCCCATAATTAAATCACATTCACACAGCTCATCCTTCTCTTCACATCCACTGATAAGAATAGGGAAGgtttaaaagaataaataaacaaaatgtaATAAAATATATCTTACCTTCTATAAAACTCCAGACAAATATGATGACGAAAAGGTAGTTTTTGCACATCATGTAAGCTTCCTTTCTTTAATCTTTATTGCTTTGAGTCACTAATTTTTTCCGATAAATAAGTGCTGAATAGATTGGTGAACTTTCTTAAGTTGACAATTACAAACTGTGGACACGAAGCAGGCTTTCAAAATTTTACTGAATATCGCGACATTTGCACTCCCTAATAGCCAGTCAGATTACACCTAGAGCAGACATTTTAATGCAAGCAACCACATCCTAATGTTTTGCTAGATTGCACTGTTCTGATATCTGACTTTAGGTTCCTGTGCCTATATCAAAAGATACCACGGGAGGGTTGATTCAGTCCAATGAGCAAATGTAACTCAATAGTTCGAATCTCCAAATAAACACCAAACGCTTTTCCAAAGCTCTACAACTGTCCTCAGTTCTCTTTAAAATGGTATGTGCTTCCACCATCCTGACATGTCCGTGTATTTAAACCAAAAGATTGTCACTGCTCCTTCAGGCCATTTCACACCCTACTTGTGTCTGCACCTTTTCaaaacttttttcccccctttcaaaCCTTAACAGGGATGCCAGCTCTTTTTTCTCAACAACAGACGTGAGTcttcctccaccaccaacccctctGGCCGCAGAACTTGTACTCCCCCTCAATAACTCCTGctttgattcatcccactttctccgtcaaaattcaggcacctgccctgatctttgctcataccttaaagaagggctcagacccaaaatgctgTTTCTttactttacctcctatggactctgcgagtTCCTCCAGTGCCACGGttaacgtagcggttagcacagccctattacagcaccagtgacccgggttcaaatctgacactgtctgtaaggagtttttacattctcctcatgttgcGCAGGTTtcctccggattcctcccatctTTAAAAACGAACAGGGGTTTTAGGTTAACTGAAGTATTAGggtggctcgtgggccagaagggcctgttaccatgctgcatgtctaaatttaaatttgaatatagAATTTAAAtagagcatttctgtgtttttagaaCTATCACAgttgtttgcagacttttgaCTTCTTGCATTGGTGACAATCGAAATGTTACGGCAGTTCGGCAATGCTACTCAGTAATAGGCTCCATCCAGTTTGTGGTGCAACTAATCCAACAAACTTTAGCAAGTgcatagctccttgaaagtggccactCAAGGAGGGGTATGGCATGTTTGTGTTCATTGGTTGGGCATTGAGAATATAAGGAAGTCACATTCCACCAATATAAAACACTAGTTAGGCCACACATAGAAAATTATGCCAAAGCCGTGCCAACGACTCAGCAAAAACAATGTAGCCACTAGTCGCACAACATAATAATGGAGAGATGTTGACTGAGAAAAATATAGAGTCACAGTATCATAGAGCCACAGAAAGAGGCCCATTTACACCCATTTTAATATTCCTCCTTTTTCCTCAACTCTCTACAGAATCTACCACTAATTGATTCCAGACATGAGAGGGTTACTCTATGAGGGAAGATTGAGGTACCTGGGATGGTACTCGCTGAAATTtacaagaatgagaggggatcttatataaaattatgaaagacataatTAAGATAGAGGaagataagttgtttccattggaagGGACcaccagaactaagggacacagCCTCAGGATTTGAGGTAgttgatttaggacagagataaggaggaaatgctttttccagagggtgatgaatctatggaattcactgcccgttgaagcagtggaggcgacttcacttaacatatttaagacaaggttggatagatttttttacaaagtaggggaattgagggatatggggaaagttgGTGGAGATgatcctatcatcagatcagccatgatctctgaCTGGCggagctggctcgatgggccaggtggctgactgcagctcctgcttgttATGTTCCTATGTTCATTCTTGTATGAGCAGCAATTTGCGGCAACTAATCAATCTACTACCTGAGTGAGTCAagcagcagcagtgggagaaaaagaatggctgagaccctttattgagactggtTAAACATGGTAAGTGGAGAAGGAGATGTAAAGAAGATAGAGTGGAAGGGAAAAGATAGAGGCCCCATGTGGGATTGGTGAAATATGATGGACAGAGGTAGTAGATTGTCTATCTCCTGtcacagaaccaaaattaattctcacctttccccttatcatatccaattaatgccttttgtcTATTGGAGTATACTCCACTCCTAttctttctccagccttgaggaagagcttaggcctgaaatggcagtatctttacttcctatgaacacTTACGAAActggctgagttactccagcatttctgcattttgacTACAGCCATAGCATTTACAATCTTTCGTGTTTCAGTAGATTAGCAG contains the following coding sequences:
- the LOC138741160 gene encoding coxsackievirus and adenovirus receptor homolog isoform X3, translating into MMCKNYLFVIIFVWSFIEAEDKKPKVILRQVGDDVTLPCKYQTKHTLTGYLDIEWLIKSKVINESDKMIITLSGGNVYPADSHREISFVSENVSHGDASLCIRSLDAADSGIYFCKVKKGGIIQRKAWNLTVQDSSKGSDTSFHKWAIRTGVSVSGLVLIILVICLKSKVKAIFLSRPLTNTSRQPVEFQDNSIYASIQDTAQDVTYSEVRRVDLAVTYSTVQRPETECDPSIIYNDCLSSFPQRAASLKYS